A single window of Gossypium hirsutum isolate 1008001.06 chromosome A10, Gossypium_hirsutum_v2.1, whole genome shotgun sequence DNA harbors:
- the LOC107896985 gene encoding receptor-like protein 7 — MRSLRELYLDGVNISSQSSEWCETTSLSLPKLSVLSMSGCGLTGPFCSSLLNLRYLSKLNLDSNPISYLPPKFSKISSPLVSLRLVDCNLSGHFPAEFFLLPKMQRIDISDNSRLMSQLPEFPINNTLEVLSLQYTNFSGSIPASIANLSNLVELYLSDNNFNGSIPPFHRSGVPNLASLDLSWNHLSGSIPSSLFTLSTLQTLSLGYNSFSDCQLKLDMFLQLSNLTRLDLSNISLLIGSHNKSRTLPQLESLYLRSCNLTEFPEFIKSQNKLTDPDLSNNRIHGLVLNWLWKSTLEILDLSSNAIDIPNQFPFDDANSSFPMLISLRLRSCNISTFPAFLKSQESLEELDLSNNQISGAVPNWVWKKSLQYLDLSNNSLTSLDQFSSNQDSLQIPICNLSHLWRFNASFNELSGSIPSCLGNISSLEYLDLQQNSFSGSIPDFGGATQLSTLELNDNKLEGKLPRSLANCTMLYVLNLENNTLHDTFPLWLGKLPVLTVLILRANRFYGPIKHLENNFPVLDVLDIASNNFSGHLSIKFFHATHQLRSLKIGGNKLEGKLPRSLANCKKLEVLDVGKNMIHDTFPNWLVKLPSLMVLILRSNKFYGSIHFSGDGNAFPMLHILDLASNNFSGEVSVEFFQSLRAMMVIDGNKSKPSYVGDNSYYQDSVTIVNKGFEINYQKILTLLTCLDLSNNNFHGRILEEIQDLKSLHVLNLSYNSFFDSIPSALGSLTELESLDLSCNKLFGKIPPQLTSLTFLAALNLSYNQLEGSIPQSNQFGTFLNDSYIANPRFCGVPLTKKCNEVGSQMLPPKEGEDSWIDGLSVWKVVLMGFGCGLVIGFSIGYTVLNEFGNKWIASFIRKWKRSR; from the coding sequence ATGAGGTCTCTCAGAGAGTTGTATTTGGATGGAGTGAATATTTCAAGTCAAAGTAGTGAATGGTGTGAAACCACATCGTTGTCACTTCCCAAGCTGAGTGTTTTAAGCATGTCAGGCTGTGGTTTGACCGGTCCATTTTGTTCATCACTCTTAAACCTTCGTTATCTTTCTAAACTTAACCTTGATTCTAACCCAATCTCTTATTTGCCTCCCAAGTTCTCGAAAATTTCCTCTCCATTGGTTTCTCTTCGTTTAGTAGATTGCAATTTGAGTGGGCATTTTCCAGCAGAATTTTTCTTATTGCCCAAAATGCAAAGAATTGATATTTCAGACAACTCTCGTCTCATGAGCCAATTGCCAGAATTTCCAATTAACAACACTTTAGAGGTGTTGTCATTGCAATATACTAATTTTTCTGGATCCATTCCAGCATCAATTGCAAATCTCAGTAACCTTGTGGAATTGTATCTAAGTGATAACAATTTCAATGGTTCAATCCCTCCATTTCATAGATCTGGAGTTCCAAATCTTGCATCTCTTGATTTGTCATGGAACCACCTTTCTGGATCAATACCTTCTTCCTTATTTACTCTTTCAACATTGCAAACCCTCTCTCTTGGATACAACAGCTTTAGTGATTGCCAATTAAAGCTTGACATGTTTCTCCAACTCAGCAACTTAACGCGTCTCGACCTATCCAACATCAgcttgttaattggaagccacaACAAAAGCCGTACTTTACCCCAATTAGAGTCTCTATACCTAAGGTCATGCAACCTTACTGAATTTCCTGAATTCATCAAAAGCCAAAACAAGTTGACTGACCCAGATCTTTCTAACAACCGAATCCACGGTCTTGTTCTAAATTGGTTGTGGAAGAGCACACTTGAAATATTAGACCTTTCTTCCAATGCGATTGACATTCCGAATCAGTTTCCTTTTGATGATGCAAATTCCTCCTTTCCAATGCTGATTTCGTTGCGTTTGAGATCCTGTAATATAAGTACGTTTCCAGCATTTCTAAAGAGTCAAGAGAGCTTAGAAGAACTTGACCTTTCAAACAACCAAATAAGCGGGGCCGTACCAAATTGGGTGTGGAAGAAAAGTTTGCAATATTTGGATCTTTCCAACAATTCTCTAACATCTTTGGACCAATTTTCATCCAATCAAGACTCTTTACAAATACCTATTTGTAATTTGAGTCATCTATGGAGGTTTAATGCATCCTTCAACGAATTGAGTGGCTCAATCCCAAGTTGCTTAGGCAATATCAGTAGTCTTGAGTATTTAGATCTACAGCAAAATAGTTTCAGTGGTAGCATACCAGATTTTGGAGGAGCAACCCAACTGTCCACTCTTGAACTCAATGACAATAAATTGGAAGGGAAGTTGCCGAGGTCATTAGCCAATTGCACAATGCTCTATGTTTTAAACCTCGAAAACAATACTCTGCACGACACATTCCCTTTGTGGTTGGGAAAATTGCCTGTCTTGACGGTTCTTATACTGCGAGCAAATAGGTTTTATGGTCCAATTAAACATTTGGAAAATAATTTTCCAGTATTGGATGTATTAGACATAGCTTCTAATAACTTTTCTGGTCATTTATCAATTAAATTCTTTCATGCCACTCATCAGCTAAGGTCACTCAAAATCGGTGGGAACAAATTAGAAGGGAAGTTGCCAAGGTCATTGGCCAATTGCAAAAAGCTTGAAGTTTTGGATGTTGGGAAAAATATGATACATGACACTTTTCCTAACTGGTTAGTGAAATTGCCTTCTTTGATGGTTCTTATACTAAGATCCAACAAATTTTATGGTTCAATTCATTTTTCCGGAGATGGAAATGCTTTCCCAATGTTACATATACTGGATCTTGCTTCCAATAACTTTTCGGGTGAGGTATCTGTTGAATTTTTTCAATCTTTGAGGGCAATGATGGTGATTGACGGCAACAAATCTAAGCCAAGTTATGTTGGAGATAATTCTTATTATCAAGATTCAGTGACAATTGTGAATAAAGGGTTTGAAATTAATTACCAGAAAATCTTAACCCTGCTTACTTGTCTTGACCTCTCCAATAATAACTTCCATGGGAGAATATTAGAAGAAATACAAGACCTCAAGTCACTCCATGTGCTAAACTTGTCCTACAACAGCTTCTTTGACTCCATTCCTTCAGCATTAGGAAGCTTAACAGAGCTTGAGTCATTGGATCTCTCCTGCAACAAACTCTTCGGGAAGATTCCTCCACAGCTTACAAGCCTTACTTTTCTTGCAGCGCTGAATCTCTCTTACAACCAACTTGAGGGAAGCATACCACAAAGCAACCAATTTGGTACATTTTTAAATGATTCCTACATAGCAAACCCAAGATTTTGTGGGGTTCCTTTGACAAAGAAATGCAATGAAGTTGGTTCGCAAATGCTGCCACCAAAGGAGGGTGAAGATTCGTGGATAGATGGTTTATCTGTTTGGAAAGTCGTGTTGATGGGGTTTGGATGTGGATTGGTGATTGGATTTTCTATTGGATATACAGTGCTGAATGAGTTTGGAAACAAATGGATTGCTAGTTTTATTCGGAAATGGAAAAGATCTAGGTGA
- the LOC107896986 gene encoding adenosylhomocysteinase: protein MALSVEKTAAGRECKVKDMSQADFGRLEIELAEVEMPGLMACRAEFGPAQPFKGAKITGSLHMTIQTAVLIETLTALGAEVRWCSCNIFSTQDHAAAAIARDSAAVFAWKGETLQEYWWCTERALDWGPTGGPDLIVDDGGDATLLIHEGVKAEEVYEKTGQLPDPSSTDNAEFQIVLTIIRDGLKADPKKYTRMKERLVGVSEETTTGVKRLYQMQANGTLLFPAINVNDSVTKSKFDNLYGCRHSLPDGLMRATDVMIAGKVAVVCGYGDVGKGCAAALKQAGARVIVTEIDPICALQALMEGLQVLTLEDVVSEADIFVTTTGNKDIIMVNHMRKMKNNAIVCNIGHFDNEIDMLGLENYPGVKRITIKPQTDRWVFPETNTGIIVLAEGRLMNLGCATGHPSFVMSCSFTNQVIAQLELWKEKATGKYEKKVYVLPKHLDEKVAALHLGKLGANLTKLTKDQADYISVPIEGPYKPPHYRY from the exons ATGGCTCTTTCCGTCGAGAAAACCGCCGCCGGCCGCGAGTGCAAGGTCAAGGACATGTCTCAGGCTGACTTCGGTCGTCTCGAGATCGAGTTGGCCGAGGTCGAAATGCCCGGTCTCATGGCTTGCCGAGCCGAGTTCGGCCCTGCCCAACCTTTCAAGGGAGCCAAAATCACCGGTTCTCTTCACATGACCATCCAGACCGCTGTCCTCATCGAAACCCTCACCGCCCTCGGAGCTGAAGTCCGTTGGTGCTCTTGCAATATCTTCTCTACCCAAGACCATGCCGCCGCCGCCATTGCCCGTGACTCGGCAGCCGTGTTCGCCTGGAAAGGTGAGACCCTCCAGGAATACTGGTGGTGTACCGAGAGAGCCCTTGACTGGGGTCCCACCGGTGGACCTGATCTGATCGTGGATGATGGTGGCGATGCTACTCTGTTGATCCATGAAGGAGTTAAAGCCGAGGAGGTTTATGAGAAAACCGGGCAGCTCCCAGATCCGTCTTCCACCGACAATGCCGAGTTTCAGATTGTTTTGACGATAATTAGAGATGGGTTGAAGGCAGATCCCAAGAAGTATACAAGGATGAAGGAGAGATTAGTTGGTGTTTCTGAGGAAACTACAACCGGTGTTAAGAGGCTTTATCAGATGCAGGCCAATGGAACCTTGTTGTTCCCTGCTATTAATGTCAATGACTCTGTCACCAAGAGCAAG TTCGATAACTTGTATGGATGCCGTCACTCTCTTCCCGATGGGTTGATGAGAGCTACCGATGTCATGATTGCTGGTAAGGTCGCTGTTGTCTGTGGTTATGGTGATGTCGGCAAGGGTTGTGCTGCTGCCTTGAAGCAAGCCGGTGCTCGCGTCATTGTCACCGAGATTGATCCCATCTGTGCCCTTCAGGCTCTCATGGAAGGACTTCAAGTTTTGACCCTTGAGGATGTTGTCTCCGAGGCTGATATCTTTGTCACCACGACTGGTAACAAGGACATCATCATGGTTAACCACATGAGGAAGATGAAGAACAATGCCATTGTTTGCAACATCGGTCACTTCGACAATGAAATTGACATGCTTGGTCTCGAGAATTATCCTGGTGTCAAGCGCATTACCATCAAGCCTCAAACCGATAGGTGGGTCTTCCCTGAAACCAACACCGGCATCATTGTGTTGGCTGAAGGACGTCTCATGAACTTGGGTTGTGCTACTGGCCACCCTAGCTTTGTCATGTCATGCTCGTTCACTAACCAGGTGATCGCCCAGCTGGAGCTGTGGAAGGAGAAGGCAACAGGCAAGTACGAGAAGAAGGTGTACGTTTTGCCTAAGCACCTTGATGAGAAGGTGGCTGCTCTTCACCTTGGAAAGCTTGGGGCTAACCTCACCAAGCTCACCAAGGATCAAGCTGACTACATTAGCGTCCCCATTGAGGGTCCTTACAAGCCCCCTCACTACAGGTACTGA